The sequence below is a genomic window from Bremerella alba.
CTCCCTGGCCAATTGCTCGAACGCCCCACTGGCTCCAACGTGTGAACGAATCACTTAGCGAGAAAGAGCTCGGCGCGCTCCGCCAATGCGTCAGCCGCGGCCGACCCTATGGCAATCAAGAATGGACCCAAGCCGAGGCCCAGCGTTCCGGCTTGAGTTACACCCTCCGCCCCCGCGGGCGGCCGCGTAAGAGTAGTTAGAGAAAAGACCCCCGTCCCCTTTTCTCTCTCCGAGTTCCGGGGATGCCACGAGGGTAAACTTTACCCCATCTTCGGTTCGGTAGAGATCGTGATGCCAGTCCTTGCCGACACGTCGCACCCAAAGCAGCATCGCGCCTTGCGAGTCCAAACCTTTCCCGACCGTGACGTCACCGTAACCAGGCGAATTGGCAATCACGGTTTCCTCGGTCCAGGTTTCACCCCCGTCGTTGGACGTACGCGCGTAAACAGCTCGAGCATCTTCGCCGATGGAGTGTCCCGATCCTCGGCTGTAAGTGCAAACCAGTTTTTCGCCGATCGCTTGAATCATCGGCCACGAATTGTAGCCACGGACATCTTGGACAACGTGCGACTTGGCAGCCGAAGCTTTCAACGGCGTCACTTTTACCAAGGCTAAGCCGGTCGGACGGGTAAATGTGTCTTCCGCCAGACCTGGTTCTCGCTGAATACGTACGATAAGCGGCGCATCTGGAACTACCTGATAAAACGACTCTAGCAAAATCGTCCGCGAGTATTTCGGAGCTGCGGGAAGTGCTGTTTGGACGGGCTTGCCAAGCTGGTAGCTGGAGGTGAACAGCTCGCCGTCGACCATTTGTGAAAGGTGTACCCGATATACGTCCGAGTATTTAGGGCTCGTTGCTTCGTCGGTCGAGGTTACAACGATCTCGACTTTCACCGCCGAATACTCGCTAGAAAAGCCGGGAACGACCCCCGATACCGATTGGCCCGGGGTACCGCCAGACAACGACCAGACGGGAATATGGGTCGAGATACTCGACATCTGCACCAAAGACGGATTACCTGTGGCAATCGAAAGGTCATTCGCACTTAAATAAACCGGAGTGCCTGACGCGCTTTCCTGGTCACCCGCGGTAACGTGGGAGACAAGGAATCCAAGGAACGCAGCAGATAAGAAAAGCGAGCGCATCATCACAGTCAACTTAGATTTAGGCGGGGGAGAGAAAACTTGTGACGGTCTTCTCTTAAATTAAGGGAGGGTTAGAGCGTTTCCAAGATAGCTGGTGCGTCGTCGGCGTTGGCGAGGCAAACTAGCCGATGCGGGATAGTGCCGCCGCAGCCAGGGGGGAACTGCTCTCGATTCTAGGCAAAACGACTCTACCATACCGAATGAGGAAATGTCAAAAAGGGCCCGCATCCAGAAAGGCGAGCCCTGTCTCTCGTTGCTCACGGTTGCGTATCACCGATCACTACGCTTTGTCGTTGGCAAACCCTGTCTTGCGGTAGTATCGCTTGTCTTTCGTGCTCTACAGACCAGCCCATCACCCTTACTTATAGGTGACTTCCACCGTTGGTTCAGGTAACTCGATAGACTTTGGCAGACCGGGGAAAATCTTATAGACTTTCTTTTCGGTTTCGGAGTTGTAGTCCATGTATTTCCACTGCTGAGTCCCTAGATCTCGCATTCCAATCAAGGCGCTGTTTTGCGCTATTGACATCTCGGGAGTCAGACAGACTGAGTGCATCTTTTGGATGACAAATTCGTGGCGATCCGTTCGATAAAATGTAGGTTGTCCGTTGACATCAAATACATCGTACGACATCTGTAGCTCGTGGAACTCTTGGAAGGCCTTCTCCATGCCGAAGTACGCGTCCGCTCTTCCACCCATATAGTTGACCACCCGAGGATGCGAAAATTCTATGAGGGCTTCGATGTCTTCGGACTTGGTCGCCTCTATTAAAGCAGCAACATCCGCCTGGACTATTTCGGTTTGTGTTTGGACAAAGTCTGCATCGGTGATGGCGTCAAATTCGATTTCCTTTTGGCAGCCAGACAGAAGGAGACTCACAGCAAGACAGGCAAACGCCAGCAGTCGGTTGGTATTCATGGAACTAGATCGCAACCATGGTCGAAGAGAAGTTTGAGAGGAACCTGAAGTCTAAGGGAAGCGTATAGGATAAGCGACCAGGTAGCCACAGGCTATAAGCGGCTCATGCATTAGGTATACACAAGATAGAAGGTCTCTTTCCGCAACCAAGCCCATTCATGAGCCGCTTGTCGGCGATGCCGACCCAGAGATAAATCTCTGGGCCACCCCGAAGGTATCGATCACGCTTTCGCGCATAAAGAAGCCTGGGACTTTCGGCCCAGGCGAATCTTATCTCTGTGAGCTTTGTGGCTAAATCTCTTTAGACCTCAGCGAACCCTGTCTTGCGGTTGTATAGCTTGTCTTTCGTGCTCCACAAACCGGCCGATGGCGTGGCGATGAAGAAGATCTCTTCGCCGTCCGGCATGGTGTTGAAGCCTTCTTGCATTTGGTCGATCGGGTAACGCTTCAAGGTTTCTTCGTAGTCGGCGTAGGCGAAGTTGACCTGTTCGACTTCGGCCTGATTCAAGTGACCCGGGGCGTAGCGAATGGTAAAGCGGTCTTCCGACGTGCCGTGCATCAGGTGAGCCGTGCCGTGGGCCAGGTCCTGCATGTCTTCGTTGTCTTTGTATAGCTCCAGAATCTTGGGCGTCGGCTGGTAGCCATACTTGCGAATCAGCGCGTCGACGTCAGGTTGTTCGCCGAATCGCTTCAAGCCTGGGGCGATGACCAGCAGTTCGCCGCCGTCGGCCAAAGCCATGCGGGTACGGTAGACGCTTTTGTTGGCGACCCAGGTGCTGAAGAACTCGTCGCCTTGCATGACGCAGACGATCTTCTTGATCGGCTTGTCGAAGACGGTGATGTTCTCGGCGCGTGATTGTTTGGCGGCGTTTAAGTAGGTATCGAGATCGTCACCGATGTGGATACCAGTGTGGACCAGTTCGCCGGCTTCGTTGCGTGCGAGAACAACCTGGACGTAGAAGTCTGGCAGGTCGCCTAGCAGTTCGTCTTCGGCTTTGTTGAAAACGGCCCGCACGGGCGTGATCAGATTGCCAAGGTTGTTCTCGATCCCGCAACTGGCCGCCATCATGTGCGACGTGCAGATCAGATCTTTACCACCCAGGCCGATGAAGTAGTTCTTGTTGTGGTTGGCAAAGCCGAGCACTTCGTGCGGGACGACGTGCCCGATGTTGATGATCAGGTCCCACTTCTCTTCCATCAGCATCTTGTTGAGCACGATGGGAATGTCCCAGTCGGCGGCCCCGTCGCTGATCTCTTTGACGAA
It includes:
- a CDS encoding lactate racemase domain-containing protein, which translates into the protein MPWISETAKEIKKPELLAILDRAIEEARQRICGTPKRVLLLPPDITRMHSGAGWITEYFWEKLKDEAEIHVIPTLGQHEPHTPEQNKQMFGNIPNDIIHAHDWRDGCVKVGEIKADFVKEISDGAADWDIPIVLNKMLMEEKWDLIINIGHVVPHEVLGFANHNKNYFIGLGGKDLICTSHMMAASCGIENNLGNLITPVRAVFNKAEDELLGDLPDFYVQVVLARNEAGELVHTGIHIGDDLDTYLNAAKQSRAENITVFDKPIKKIVCVMQGDEFFSTWVANKSVYRTRMALADGGELLVIAPGLKRFGEQPDVDALIRKYGYQPTPKILELYKDNEDMQDLAHGTAHLMHGTSEDRFTIRYAPGHLNQAEVEQVNFAYADYEETLKRYPIDQMQEGFNTMPDGEEIFFIATPSAGLWSTKDKLYNRKTGFAEV